ATTGCGATTTATTGCCCTCCGGGAGATTCCGAATTTCGTTATTCGCACGAGAAACGGTCCTTTTATTGTTGCCAAAGATTCTACCGAAACTCCTCTatactttctcttctttctcttttgctatTCTATAAACGCACGTCGATGGAAACTTTAGGAcaatagagagagaatttcaTATAGAAAAACTTTCACATATTTTCGCCATCGATTCTTTTATCCATCTATCGGAACCACGACTAAGCGGTTAGAAACGCTAATCTTAACGATTTAGCTAGACGTCTCTCAACGTCCTTCGTCCCTCGTTTCAGCTTTGAGACTTATGTCACGAGACGTCAGGCGCACGCTGTTGCAATTCAACGTGAAATCTAAAGCTACGTTCACACCGGTGCAACAACCCTCCTCCCGAACAAACTCATCTCCCTTTCCAACCACCCCGctcgtcgtcgttctctcCCGAATATTCTTTCCGTTTGTCCCTTGAGatcttctatccttttttccaGTCTCCTTGTTCTCCTCCCCGTTGCATCGTCCTGCTCGTCCGTGATACTTCATCGCGATTCTTATCGTGTGGGTCACCACCGGGCTTGGGCTCCTCGACGACGCGCTCGTAACTTCCGTCTTCTTTCTTACGTTGATACGCAACTTCCCTGGGATTTCGGAACAGATGCAATCCTCGACATCTCGAAAGTCTTCTTCCACCGACGGCATCTCGTTCTCTCCTTCCTCTGGAATTCACGTGTATATCGtttgagagaaatagaaaaaagagatagagagagagagagaggattttCGATCGCACGCGCTCGATAAGCCGTAACTCGCGAgagaatatttgataattgGACGAAAtcgagataaaaaggaaatgaaaatcaaCGATATTACAAAGTGACTTTGTGCGCGGAAACGTGAATTACGTCATCGTCCTTTAACTACGGCAACGCGACCGATCGTAAACGTTTCTTCTAATGCGTTGCATAGCAACAGGGGCAGCCCCTCTTAATGAATGCACCCAGCCGAATGCAACCCTATTTTCACGGCTGCAGCATCTTTCTCTGCGCACCTTCCCTCGCACGACGCACCTTTCGCGCCTCGATTATCGcgcttttaattttctaataccGTCACGTGTACCGCCATTAAATCGCACACGACCTTCCAAACTGCCGATCTCCTTTACGTTCTCTCTCGCCTATAAGCGGTTAAATCCGAGCCGATAATCGCCAACGTCGGAGGAAAATTTACTGGCTTCCTTTAATTAGATTTCTTCCTCGCTTGCAAATTGATTCGATCAAATTTATACATTGGCACGATATCAACGTACCAATCGTTTATGCCACAATTGCTAATCTATCGcgtattataaaaagataagaaatagaaggaaCTTACGGCGAGCCCGAAGAATGTTTCTCGTACATTCCTCGAGGGTGGCAACTTCCTTCGTGCATTCCAACGAGCCAACCTTctgactttttctctctctgaaaAACGTATCGAGCTTTCTCCCGCGagattccctttctctctccttaccGAGCTCGCTTACTTTCTCCAAAAGTTCGTCGAGGATGTCGTCCTTGTCGTCAGGTCGATCAGCCACGTCTGACTCGTTCAACCGGCCGCTTGCCAGCGATTCGATCAACGGTACCGGTGCTTCTGGTAGCTCCAGAGAAACGATCGTCAAATAGGCCGGTCGTTCCTTACGTATTCGTTCCTGCCACGATCTGTAActgggaaaaagaaataaagagaattctCGTGGTGGTTCGTCGAATAGTAGGGTAATCTAGAATAGAACGTTTAAATCTAATAGGAGAATCTTAGCGTCCTGCAAgcatcgaaaaaaataaaaagaagagaaaattgcCTGAGCGAGAATAGACTGGGAGAAAAGTGAGAAACGATCGAACACgctgatgataacgatgtatCGATATTGCGAACGTTTGCGTATATTTAATGACGCTTCCTTtaataacgttgttattatcgaaggCTTTTTATTAAGTCGTACAATAGCGATCGTTTGTTCTGTTCCGACCGTTAAATTTTAGTGCGTTTAATTAGGGGTTCCTAAACGACACGAAAGAGAAAGCTCGGGAGGAGCTCTTCTCTCTATTAAGAACTCTTTAAGAACGGTAACGCTTTTAAAGAGTCgcattgaaaataatcgagGCTGCGCTCGAAAAAGActtcgatcgaatcgattcgATTCTCGAGGCTTCGCTCGGCAGAGCTAATCGAGTAATCGTACAAATGATCGGTTAAGTTTCGTCGAAGCTAATAAAAGGAGTAAGAAGCGATCTCCCGACGTGACCTTCACGTACGCGAACGCAGCGGATAATTAAAGGTGGAGTCGGAAGGAAAATACCTGGAAGATCCACGActggagaagaaggaggaggagacgtATGGACCGGCGGGATGACAGATATGGCGCGGTGGCGTGCGCGACCTTGAACCGCTTGACCGTTCCTTCGCGCTCCGAGGATCCTCGAGAGTCAGGCGCCGAATGTAAAGTCCTGGCACCTCCTCCGCCAATCGACGTCTTCTCCCATAGGAAGCCACGACTCTTACCATCGATCGTCCTTTGTACCTtttgattatttcttattcgtaAACGAATCGAGCAAAAAGAATTACGGTCGAGGAAATGGTCGTCGATCGACAACGAGCGCTGAAAACGACCAAGTAGATTTTCGTAACGTTGGTACGCTAATCGAGCGCCGACGAGAAGATCGATTCTCTCGTGGGCGAAGCCAATTAGCGACGACTCATCCTGCTGGATCATCGTCACGGACTGGACCGCAATCTAGCTCGCATTCTACATCCTCCTCCAAAGCgttcctactctttctctatctcgttCGTCTGTAAATTACACGTCGCTCGTTAGAAATTTCTAAATCACTCGCGATTCTAGCAATTTCTTCGGCTTACCTTCGGTGGGACGAGTGACTCACTCGTTAAGCGCTTCGCGAAACGGCAGGTGGTCTTTGAGCATTCGGAAGAGCCGCGAGACATTGAATCGACCTGTAGAAGACCGAACGAATGGACGAGgtaaagaagggaaagaggagaggaagaCATTAAAACGTTGTTTAACAGGctattttgaattttaatgCTCTTGTTGGAGCTAGCCAAGGTGTGGGATAGATTAGTTTTCGTTCGCATGACTGTCAGCTACTTGCCGCGGGCTTGACTGACTGACTATCTCTCTGCTTTGCAAACTGGACCGACCGACAGACCAACCGACCCAACCGACCGACCCAACCAACCGACCGACCaaccgaacgaacgaacgaccgaACGACCGAACGACCGAACGACCGAACGACCGGCTTCTCTCTCTACTTGGACGATTCATTGCCGACCACTCGTTCGCATTTCAAGGGGACCACACCGATActcgtactctctctctctctctctctctctctctcagacgGAACagaaatgtttattaattcGTGATAATATATACCCCTTGGAATAATACGTCGATCGCAGGTGTCGTTCGATGAAATCTTTTATCTCTAAAtcttcgtttaaataattcagGATAAGTTGCTTTCTAAACGTTCTCATGCACCGATTAGAAGAAGCAAACGGGAATTATGTACGATCGAGGAACGGGCCGTAGGTCGGACCAAGAAAGATTAGATGCCGATTAAAATTCATGACGTGTCGGCCGGTATAATTTGATTTCGTAGGTGTTCGAGCAGATCGAGTTACCAAGAACGACCGGACGCGCGGAACCTCTTTTTAGTGGTTTAGGCGAAAGAACGACGACGTGGAGAAACGTTAAGACCGCGAAACGCGCGATCCAAGATGTTTGCCAGAATCGACTTTTCTTTGACGTCGTAGACGTGcgtatgtgcgcgcgcgttTGCGCGTGTATGAAAGAGAATTCAAATTGAAACTACCTCATTAGCGATTCGTCGCGCTAATCGAGCGTACGGATTGAGACTCGTGAAGGGAGGAAGGGGGGGGCGAGGGAAGGACTACGGCGAGTTGTATTCCGTTCGCGTCCCCTTCTcaagatcgataataacgatgtaatcTCGACGTAAAACGTTCTCTGGTCTTCCTGAATTATCGtttaaaagtaagaaaactttcttatcgattaaatatccAATGAATTTCGATATTGGCGATAAACGAGAGATATAAGTAGATTGGAGATGAACGACGCGATTGTAATCGGGATcgcgagggaaaaaaaaaggtaagatAGAGCTTGGCGATAAgtcgaggaagaggaggaggaggagaaggagggagaaagagttTTCCTCGTGGAAAAACAACGTTCTAAATCGTGGACGCGGGTGAGCTCGAGTTGGTCGCGTAATCCAGACAGATGGGACTCGTTAATGGGACGCGCGAGTAATTCGCAAGAAATCTAATAATACCGAAGAAGCCCCTTACACCTCGTCCCTCCCTCGTAACTCCGACGACTTTTCTCTCCCGTTCCCACGTTTTACGACGACGCCGAGGGTCGTTGCGGTTCGCGAATATTAAAATTCGCGATGACCCAAGACAgcaatcttttaaaaaataactctttcatttatgtatattttttattcgtcgcgttacaaatttttttaactttgtgcaaaaaatatgtcatttttcctaagaaaaaaaaaaaaaaaaaaaaaaaaaaaaaaaaaaaaaaaagaaacagaggaa
This region of Vespa crabro chromosome 23, iyVesCrab1.2, whole genome shotgun sequence genomic DNA includes:
- the LOC124432052 gene encoding uncharacterized protein LOC124432052, with translation MVRVVASYGRRRRLAEEVPGLYIRRLTLEDPRSAKERSSGSRSRTPPRHICHPAGPYVSSSFFSSRGSSSYRSWQERIRKERPAYLTIVSLELPEAPVPLIESLASGRLNESDVADRPDDKDDILDELLEKVSELGKERERESRGRKLDTFFRERKSQKVGSLECTKEVATLEECTRNILRARQEGENEMPSVEEDFRDVEDCICSEIPGKLRINVRKKTEVTSASSRSPSPVVTHTIRIAMKYHGRAGRCNGEENKETGKKDRRSQGTNGKNIRERTTTSGVVGKGDEFVREEGCCTGVNVALDFTLNCNSVRLTSRDISLKAETRDEGR